A single genomic interval of Mucilaginibacter robiniae harbors:
- a CDS encoding helix-turn-helix transcriptional regulator, whose product MDKAVQKFQGIHPGAVLARELKKRHLRQLAFATGTGIPAQTLNAFIKGKRKLPIAQALKVDQALGMEAGTMAVLQVLYDTRQAVLQQSRHIHPDLSKYRKILFWDTDFNQIDWQGKASAVIRRVLERGNEEEYAETVRFYGEAQVNALASAGNQSSDNRWRNARVNASNKSMLLPEHQVTLTAGDLADSHEC is encoded by the coding sequence ATGGACAAGGCGGTACAAAAATTTCAGGGTATTCACCCGGGTGCGGTTTTAGCGCGGGAATTGAAAAAGCGGCATCTCCGGCAGCTTGCTTTCGCCACAGGTACCGGTATACCGGCCCAGACCTTGAATGCTTTCATTAAAGGAAAACGAAAGTTACCCATAGCACAGGCATTGAAGGTAGATCAGGCTTTGGGTATGGAAGCGGGTACCATGGCCGTTCTGCAGGTGCTGTATGACACCCGGCAGGCAGTACTTCAGCAAAGCCGGCACATTCATCCGGATTTGTCCAAATACCGTAAGATTCTGTTCTGGGATACGGATTTTAATCAGATTGACTGGCAGGGGAAGGCCAGTGCCGTAATCCGGCGGGTACTGGAGCGGGGAAACGAGGAAGAGTATGCAGAAACCGTTCGTTTTTATGGTGAAGCTCAAGTGAATGCTTTAGCCAGTGCCGGGAATCAAAGTTCAGATAACCGTTGGCGCAACGCGCGGGTAAACGCCAGCAACAAGTCAATGTTATTACCGGAACACCAGGTTACTCTTACGGCAGGAGACCTGGCTGATTCTCATGAATGCTGA
- a CDS encoding PRTRC system ThiF family protein, whose translation MKTLPVVHYTDAYLLAPTNPITVNLIGAGGTGSQLLTCLARMHQAMLALNFPGLHVTVFDDDEVSPANLGRQLFSEAEIGMNKGVALIARLNRFFGTAWKAIPQRFSRDTLSGMKDEGAANLYVSCVDTAQSRFDIAAILQGYAGFRTYQRSRPLYWMDLGNSKSTGQVLLSTVGELKQPDSQRYQTQGRLPFVTEMFRGLLEQADAADSTPSCSLAEALTKQDLFINSTLANMGASLLWSLFREGILFHRGFFLNLHDFRTQPVNIG comes from the coding sequence ATGAAAACGCTCCCTGTTGTACACTACACCGATGCTTACCTGCTCGCACCCACCAACCCCATCACGGTTAACCTGATTGGTGCCGGAGGAACAGGTAGTCAGCTGTTGACCTGCCTGGCCCGGATGCACCAGGCCATGCTGGCCCTGAACTTTCCCGGTCTGCATGTTACTGTTTTTGATGACGATGAGGTCAGCCCTGCCAACCTCGGCAGGCAGCTTTTCTCGGAAGCGGAAATCGGCATGAACAAGGGCGTTGCCCTCATCGCCCGGCTGAACCGCTTCTTTGGAACCGCCTGGAAAGCCATTCCGCAGCGGTTTAGCCGGGATACGCTCAGCGGGATGAAGGACGAAGGTGCCGCCAACTTGTATGTTTCCTGCGTGGATACGGCGCAGTCCCGGTTTGACATCGCCGCCATCCTGCAAGGGTATGCCGGGTTTCGCACCTACCAGCGCAGCCGCCCCCTGTACTGGATGGATTTGGGGAACAGTAAATCCACTGGTCAGGTGCTGCTCTCCACCGTTGGTGAGTTGAAGCAGCCGGACTCCCAACGGTATCAGACGCAGGGTCGTTTACCCTTTGTTACCGAGATGTTCCGGGGTCTACTGGAGCAGGCGGATGCCGCAGACAGTACGCCCAGTTGTTCACTGGCGGAGGCGCTCACCAAACAGGATTTGTTTATCAATTCTACGCTGGCGAATATGGGGGCATCCCTGTTGTGGTCGTTGTTCCGCGAGGGCATCCTGTTCCACCGGGGTTTCTTTCTGAATCTGCACGACTTCCGTACCCAGCCGGTTAACATCGGCTGA
- a CDS encoding PRTRC system protein B has translation MENITAGFGTLYHPVKALLIYKKAGHETDYYVEGYDMDSAGRPINGHPLSVRESSALAKALTVNERKAQGFLTPEGLMPAQVLHIHSSPDGCVLWHTPPQVRRLLFAEALGITSGTAHVPAMLWRADRRRLQVFAVKDETITLETALYRAPFFNVYADGAVCMGNVRVQIPGDCGLERFLQLWEEYFFNSFFSHTIGGDSLIKGNIVQLWQQLTATQKPFPEVQLLPAHFTLQHLIL, from the coding sequence ATGGAAAATATAACCGCTGGCTTCGGCACCCTGTATCACCCCGTAAAGGCTCTGCTGATTTACAAGAAAGCAGGCCATGAAACCGACTATTATGTGGAAGGCTACGACATGGACAGCGCAGGCAGGCCGATCAACGGGCATCCGCTGTCTGTCCGGGAAAGCAGTGCACTGGCCAAAGCCCTTACGGTAAACGAACGAAAGGCGCAGGGATTTCTGACCCCTGAAGGCCTGATGCCCGCGCAGGTACTGCATATCCACAGCAGCCCGGACGGTTGTGTCCTCTGGCACACGCCGCCGCAGGTCCGCAGACTGCTGTTTGCCGAAGCACTCGGCATAACTTCCGGCACCGCGCATGTTCCGGCCATGCTTTGGCGGGCGGACAGGCGCAGATTGCAGGTCTTTGCGGTAAAGGATGAAACGATAACGCTCGAAACCGCGCTGTACCGCGCGCCTTTTTTCAACGTGTATGCGGATGGTGCCGTTTGTATGGGCAACGTGCGCGTCCAGATTCCCGGTGACTGCGGACTGGAACGCTTCCTGCAGCTTTGGGAGGAGTACTTCTTTAACAGCTTTTTCAGCCACACCATTGGCGGCGACAGCCTCATCAAAGGCAACATCGTGCAGCTATGGCAGCAACTCACCGCTACACAGAAACCTTTCCCTGAAGTTCAATTACTGCCTGCCCATTTCACCCTTCAACACCTGATTTTATGA
- a CDS encoding PRTRC system protein C, with translation MLDVRKLPRVFIHTENGQKIRLDDPSEELSPEAVCNHFSSLYAILTTAKIVGPEIRDDVQEFEFVSTIGTKG, from the coding sequence ATGTTAGACGTTAGGAAACTGCCCCGCGTATTTATTCATACCGAAAACGGCCAGAAAATCCGGCTGGACGACCCCAGCGAGGAGTTAAGCCCCGAAGCCGTGTGCAACCATTTTTCCAGCCTGTATGCCATTCTCACCACCGCCAAAATCGTTGGGCCCGAAATCCGCGACGATGTCCAGGAGTTCGAGTTCGTCAGCACTATCGGCACCAAAGGATAA
- a CDS encoding PRTRC system protein E has translation MQTNFFKQIAGLETPGTFKLAVTLTENGKITVSEMFTAACGDKAVSRIVPLTLSGTAEELDEQFFTQITAPAQQVAGLISNMEGHLKSVAEAKAASKMEQDRKAAAKSATAKKDSDHEMPDAKAEKKRAYEEALKSIAELKAACKYEEGLALLPGEREYPDKAAELGKLRAELELGREQLKQIRLF, from the coding sequence ATGCAAACCAACTTTTTCAAACAAATAGCCGGGCTGGAAACGCCCGGCACCTTTAAACTCGCTGTTACGCTGACGGAGAACGGAAAAATTACCGTTTCTGAGATGTTTACCGCCGCCTGCGGCGACAAAGCCGTGAGCCGCATTGTACCGCTTACGCTGAGCGGTACAGCCGAAGAACTGGACGAGCAGTTCTTTACTCAAATCACCGCCCCGGCACAGCAGGTGGCAGGCCTGATTTCCAACATGGAAGGGCACCTGAAAAGCGTAGCTGAAGCTAAAGCCGCCTCTAAGATGGAGCAGGACAGAAAAGCCGCCGCCAAGAGTGCAACGGCTAAAAAGGACAGCGACCACGAAATGCCCGATGCCAAAGCGGAGAAGAAACGGGCTTACGAGGAAGCGCTGAAAAGTATTGCTGAACTGAAAGCCGCCTGCAAGTACGAAGAAGGCTTAGCCCTGTTACCCGGCGAGCGCGAGTACCCGGACAAGGCTGCGGAACTCGGCAAGCTGCGGGCCGAACTGGAACTCGGCAGAGAACAGCTCAAACAAATCAGATTATTCTAG
- a CDS encoding DUF932 domain-containing protein: MGHNLAINPNTNEYSFFSRKEKAWHGLGQIVEDYPTSAEALRFAGLDYTVEKRPLFTRGLENELAELDTVFATPHIAVPRYYATVRNDNHAVLGVVGKDYEVVQNVDAFTFFDSIVGGEGIQYETAGALGQGERIFITAKLPGYIRVGREDCIEKYLFLTTSHDGYGSITAAFTPVRVVCNNTLNAAMRDHTNAVKIRHTNGAKERLAEAHKLMGIAHRLSDELSGIFNQWAKVHISDQEVKHLIEVAMVPNRETLDHLLKGHTDELSAVYTNMVDKVYEYALSAPSQQQETTKGTLFGAYNAVTGYFQNVRNYKDGEAKLKSIMDGTALQRAQTAFNLCTDFAKELSMNHIIIN, encoded by the coding sequence ATGGGACACAACCTCGCTATCAACCCCAATACCAATGAATACAGCTTTTTCAGCCGGAAAGAAAAAGCATGGCACGGCTTAGGCCAGATTGTTGAAGATTACCCGACCAGCGCAGAAGCCCTGCGTTTCGCAGGTCTCGACTACACTGTAGAAAAGCGTCCGCTGTTTACCCGCGGTTTGGAAAACGAACTGGCCGAACTTGATACCGTATTTGCTACGCCGCATATCGCCGTACCCCGTTACTATGCCACCGTCCGCAATGACAACCATGCCGTCTTAGGCGTGGTGGGCAAGGACTATGAAGTCGTGCAGAACGTGGACGCCTTTACCTTTTTTGACAGCATTGTCGGCGGCGAGGGTATTCAGTACGAGACCGCAGGCGCATTAGGGCAGGGCGAGCGCATCTTTATTACGGCCAAGCTGCCTGGCTACATCCGGGTAGGCCGGGAGGACTGCATCGAAAAGTACCTGTTCCTGACCACCTCGCATGACGGCTACGGGAGCATTACCGCGGCCTTTACGCCCGTGCGCGTGGTCTGCAATAACACTTTGAATGCAGCCATGCGTGACCACACCAACGCCGTGAAGATAAGGCATACTAACGGTGCCAAGGAGCGTTTGGCTGAAGCACATAAACTGATGGGCATCGCGCACCGCCTGAGCGATGAACTGAGCGGTATTTTTAACCAGTGGGCGAAAGTGCACATCTCGGATCAGGAAGTCAAACACCTGATTGAAGTGGCGATGGTGCCGAACCGGGAAACGCTTGACCACTTGCTCAAGGGCCACACGGATGAACTGTCCGCCGTCTATACCAACATGGTGGACAAAGTGTACGAGTATGCCCTAAGCGCACCTTCGCAGCAGCAGGAAACCACCAAAGGTACCCTGTTTGGCGCGTACAACGCCGTTACCGGGTACTTTCAGAACGTTCGGAACTATAAAGACGGTGAGGCAAAACTCAAGTCCATCATGGATGGCACTGCCCTGCAGCGCGCGCAAACCGCCTTTAACCTCTGCACCGACTTTGCCAAAGAATTATCCATGAACCATATTATCATCAACTAA
- a CDS encoding single-stranded DNA-binding protein — MLFTGRLTAQAEVATTKGDKKVTNFTVALNQRYKTKAGEKREKTAFVDCAYWINPGLADYLTKGAVVEVSGWMEAEAWTDREGNVHPRLVCNVDTIKLFSTTAKAETAETAETTKAANTAADDDDLPF; from the coding sequence ATGTTATTCACAGGAAGATTAACCGCACAAGCTGAAGTTGCCACGACCAAAGGCGACAAAAAAGTAACCAACTTCACCGTAGCATTAAATCAACGCTACAAGACCAAAGCAGGAGAAAAACGCGAAAAGACGGCCTTTGTGGATTGTGCCTACTGGATTAATCCGGGACTGGCCGATTACCTGACCAAAGGTGCCGTTGTAGAAGTTTCAGGATGGATGGAAGCCGAAGCATGGACAGACCGCGAAGGTAACGTTCATCCGAGACTGGTCTGCAATGTAGACACCATCAAGTTGTTTTCCACCACCGCTAAAGCGGAAACAGCCGAAACAGCAGAAACAACCAAAGCCGCAAACACCGCAGCAGACGATGACGACCTGCCATTCTAA
- the ltrA gene encoding group II intron reverse transcriptase/maturase, whose protein sequence is MTMNTAIRPMYEWKTINWTKVQRNVFKLQKRIYQASMRGDIISMRKLQKLLLKSKAAKLLAVRKVTQDNQGKKTAGIDGIRKLTPVQRMKLSNQDLLEANVKPTRRIWIPKPNSDEKRPLGIPVMKDRAAQALVKLALEPEWEARFEPNSYGFRLGRSVHDAIEAIFLSIKSKPKYVLDADIEKCFDKISHEKLLTKLNTIPSLRRLIRAWLKAGVLEDNVFNQTEQGTPQGGVISPLLANIALHGMEQIVKEKFPVRGGPILIRYADDFLIFHKDLAVINHCKATIELWLTDIDLNLKKEKTRIAHTLLQDEHGNRGFDFLGMHIGQYNVGKTHTGKSNYGKPLGFKTFIRPSKKSQKKQHKAIQNIVRRNRTIEQERLIEQLNPVIRGWSKFHSTVVSKKVFSNMSHKLFQSLRRWANRRHPNKTQTWVNRKYWRLETGRWTFAARKGKPLRLYSETPIIRHIKVKENRSPYDGDWSYWGARLGRYPTLSNRKAMLLRKQKGRCSICKLQFTLGDDMDTDHIIPLHLGGNDVWANVQLLHAHCHITKTRNDSLLHIND, encoded by the coding sequence ATGACGATGAACACGGCAATACGACCGATGTATGAATGGAAAACAATTAACTGGACGAAAGTCCAGCGTAATGTTTTCAAGCTGCAAAAACGGATTTATCAGGCAAGCATGCGCGGAGATATAATATCTATGCGCAAACTACAAAAACTGTTATTGAAATCTAAAGCTGCCAAGCTATTGGCGGTTAGGAAAGTAACGCAGGACAATCAAGGCAAGAAAACAGCGGGTATTGATGGTATAAGAAAACTAACGCCGGTGCAGCGAATGAAGCTTAGCAACCAAGACTTATTGGAAGCAAACGTTAAACCAACTCGCCGGATATGGATTCCGAAACCAAACAGTGATGAAAAGCGGCCTTTGGGCATCCCCGTTATGAAAGACCGTGCTGCACAAGCATTGGTTAAATTAGCCCTTGAACCCGAATGGGAAGCCAGGTTTGAACCAAATAGTTACGGGTTTAGGCTTGGTCGCTCAGTCCACGATGCTATAGAAGCGATCTTTTTATCGATCAAAAGCAAGCCAAAGTATGTATTAGATGCCGATATCGAGAAATGCTTTGATAAAATCAGTCATGAAAAACTGTTAACAAAGTTAAATACCATTCCCAGCCTAAGAAGATTGATCAGGGCTTGGTTAAAAGCCGGGGTGTTAGAGGATAATGTATTTAATCAGACTGAACAAGGCACGCCGCAAGGCGGTGTGATTTCTCCATTGTTGGCTAACATTGCATTACACGGCATGGAGCAAATCGTTAAAGAGAAATTCCCTGTTCGTGGCGGCCCAATACTTATTAGATATGCTGATGACTTCTTAATCTTTCATAAAGATCTTGCGGTTATAAATCATTGTAAGGCAACTATAGAATTATGGCTTACAGATATTGATTTAAACCTAAAGAAGGAAAAGACGAGAATTGCACACACCTTACTACAGGATGAACATGGCAACCGGGGGTTCGACTTCTTAGGTATGCACATTGGCCAATACAATGTTGGCAAAACGCATACAGGGAAAAGCAACTATGGAAAGCCTCTCGGCTTCAAAACCTTCATTAGGCCATCGAAAAAGTCTCAAAAGAAACAACATAAAGCCATACAAAACATTGTACGTCGTAATCGTACGATCGAACAAGAACGCCTGATAGAACAACTTAATCCTGTCATAAGAGGATGGAGTAAGTTTCATTCGACAGTTGTATCGAAGAAGGTGTTTAGTAATATGTCACACAAGTTGTTTCAGTCTTTGAGGCGATGGGCGAACCGAAGACACCCGAACAAGACCCAAACTTGGGTAAACCGCAAATACTGGCGACTGGAAACCGGTCGTTGGACATTTGCTGCTCGTAAAGGTAAGCCGCTTAGGCTCTACAGTGAAACTCCAATCATCAGGCACATCAAAGTTAAAGAGAACCGCTCACCATACGACGGTGACTGGTCTTATTGGGGAGCCAGGCTTGGCAGATACCCTACGTTATCAAACAGAAAAGCCATGCTTTTGAGGAAACAGAAAGGTCGATGTTCAATATGCAAATTACAGTTTACGTTAGGCGATGATATGGATACCGACCATATTATTCCTTTGCATTTGGGTGGAAATGATGTATGGGCTAATGTGCAATTATTGCACGCCCATTGTCATATCACCAAAACGAGGAATGACAGCTTGCTTCATATAAATGATTAA
- a CDS encoding ATP-binding protein, producing MSETSRSADETQRLAALQSYHILDTATERDFDELAELASAICQTPIVILGFLDGERHWFKAKKGIELTESPQRISFCRHAISEGSEIMVVENAGTDPRFADNPAARALNLQFYAGVPLTNAEGFALGTLCVFDHTARQLSASQETALKMLARQAMDKLELRKKIMELEAAHTQIAALNEQLLDQREELQSYNEEAAVINEELQSTNEELHSSNEELRVIQQELETSRQRLQLITDHITQLAWMAEPSGEIYWYNKRWYAYTGTTPEQMSGWGWQTVHHPDYVDWVTEKYKQCMQDGQSWEDTFPLLSAAGEYRWFLSRAVPFKDERGNILHWFGTNTDVTVQREEDQRKNDFISMVSHELKTPLTSLKGFLQILEGKARRQADTRATNMIDRGLRQVQRMTTLINGFLNVSRLESGQMHIDHTTFDMAGLIREVEEEMQSTIMTHHFAFDPVVNVEISADRDKISQVLQNFITNAVKYSPDQSTIYVGCRVLQNLVEVQIRDEGVGIAPQDQQYVFDRFYRVKNSYTHAVSGFGLYLCAEIIRRHGGQIGVNSKPGEGSIFWFSLPVTAG from the coding sequence ATGTCTGAAACGAGCCGCTCCGCTGATGAAACCCAACGCCTTGCCGCACTGCAATCCTATCATATCCTGGATACGGCCACCGAACGTGATTTTGATGAACTGGCAGAACTCGCCTCCGCTATCTGCCAGACACCCATCGTGATCCTGGGCTTTCTGGACGGTGAGCGGCACTGGTTCAAAGCCAAAAAAGGTATTGAACTTACCGAATCGCCGCAGCGTATTTCCTTTTGCAGGCACGCTATCTCAGAAGGCAGCGAAATCATGGTGGTGGAGAATGCCGGAACTGATCCGCGTTTTGCAGACAACCCGGCAGCCAGGGCACTGAACCTGCAGTTTTACGCCGGCGTTCCGCTGACCAATGCTGAGGGGTTCGCCTTAGGTACGCTTTGCGTTTTTGATCATACGGCCCGGCAGCTTAGCGCATCTCAGGAAACCGCTTTAAAGATGCTGGCCAGACAGGCGATGGATAAGCTGGAACTCCGCAAAAAAATTATGGAACTGGAAGCAGCGCATACGCAGATTGCAGCACTTAATGAACAACTGCTGGATCAGCGGGAAGAGCTGCAATCCTATAATGAAGAAGCGGCTGTTATCAACGAGGAACTGCAATCGACCAATGAGGAACTGCACAGCAGCAATGAAGAGCTGCGGGTCATACAACAGGAGCTGGAAACCAGCCGGCAACGCCTGCAGCTCATTACGGATCACATCACCCAACTGGCATGGATGGCGGAGCCTTCCGGTGAGATCTACTGGTATAACAAGCGCTGGTATGCCTACACGGGCACTACGCCCGAGCAGATGAGTGGCTGGGGCTGGCAAACCGTACATCATCCGGATTATGTGGACTGGGTTACGGAAAAATACAAACAGTGTATGCAGGATGGTCAATCCTGGGAGGACACTTTTCCCTTATTAAGCGCAGCAGGAGAATACCGCTGGTTCCTGTCGCGGGCGGTTCCCTTTAAAGATGAACGGGGAAACATCCTGCACTGGTTCGGCACCAATACCGACGTGACTGTGCAACGCGAGGAAGACCAGCGCAAGAATGACTTTATCAGTATGGTCAGCCATGAACTCAAGACACCGCTTACCTCCCTCAAAGGCTTTCTGCAGATTTTGGAAGGGAAAGCTCGCCGGCAGGCAGATACCCGCGCAACCAATATGATTGACCGGGGCCTGCGCCAGGTGCAGCGGATGACAACGCTGATCAACGGCTTTCTCAATGTGTCGCGGCTGGAGTCCGGCCAGATGCATATTGACCATACCACCTTCGATATGGCGGGGCTGATCCGGGAGGTGGAGGAAGAAATGCAGAGTACCATAATGACCCATCACTTCGCCTTTGATCCGGTGGTTAATGTTGAAATTTCAGCGGACCGCGATAAGATCAGCCAGGTTTTACAGAATTTCATTACGAACGCCGTTAAGTATTCTCCGGATCAAAGCACGATTTATGTTGGTTGCCGTGTTCTTCAGAACCTGGTTGAAGTACAAATCAGGGATGAAGGCGTAGGCATTGCTCCGCAGGATCAGCAATATGTGTTTGACCGCTTTTACCGGGTAAAGAACAGCTATACGCATGCTGTTTCGGGTTTTGGTCTGTACCTGTGTGCAGAGATCATCAGAAGGCACGGGGGGCAAATTGGCGTAAACAGCAAGCCTGGTGAAGGCAGTATTTTCTGGTTTAGTCTGCCTGTGACGGCAGGTTAG
- a CDS encoding PAS domain-containing sensor histidine kinase: MSQPPAPYLGSNELLDVLTRSKDATAIYSSEDLHISFVSDAMLRIWGKDRSVVGKTFEQALPEIVGQPFTRLLQMVWRTGETYTATDTPATLEIEGILTTSYFDFEYRAFRNASGETYCLLHTATDVSERVTNRRAVQEATTQLHQTQEGLHQSHSELNEVQQAARQLRAQADESEFKYRSVIDQSPAAIIIFRGPELYIDAANAPMLQLLDQPATIIGHPLLTAIPELAGQPACELLYDIYKTGKPAYGYETPVQLKRNGQVETSYFNFSYTPLIEGGQITGIVDMAVEVTEQVKARHGLEQALAAGRALANKLTESESRLQSIINTMAEGMGIINNAGDIVFVNPMAQRILGLHTDEITQRTYGDARWQNLRLDGTLLPDEEHPMAVMMAAQKPVYDMEIGVQPPDAERFYISINAAPLYDADGNLNGGVATFMDVTQRRKMLNQLTESESRFRKLVEQAPVAILVFRGEAMVFDVVNDNMLKVLGKDKSIVGRTLLEGLPEIAGQPVLDALYRVYHTGEPFTGHDIPVNLNRNGKSEECYFNVSYTPLFEGDRITGVLEVASEVTVQVLAHKAVEQAEEQLRLAIASAELGTWSINAETRQFIPSPRLKELFGYHPNEEMPYEAALDQVAADHRARVSEAVEAAITHNESYELEYPIIGYHDGKERWVRATGRLYAATSSSAAHFSGTIQDITDRKLDEQRRLDFIGIVSHELRSPLTSLNGYVQMLSLKAKKDEDLPGRDILVKAQRQIDRMRSLISGFLDVARIGEGKIQLNCTCFDMAELVKQAEEESLATVTSHRVIFHPVEHTPVKADRDKIEQVLLNFINNAVKYSPQGSDINVSCTSNGPTVKVCVSDQGMGIAPPDQPHVFGRFYRVESERMKLTKGFGIGLYICKEIIEKHHGSIGVNSVPDKGSEFWFELPL, from the coding sequence ATGAGCCAACCTCCAGCCCCGTATCTGGGCAGCAATGAACTCTTAGACGTCCTGACCCGTTCCAAGGATGCCACCGCAATTTACAGCAGCGAAGACCTGCATATCAGCTTTGTGAGCGATGCCATGCTGCGCATCTGGGGCAAAGACCGCAGCGTAGTCGGTAAAACTTTTGAACAGGCCCTGCCGGAGATCGTGGGCCAGCCATTCACCCGGCTGCTGCAAATGGTATGGCGCACGGGAGAAACGTACACGGCAACGGATACCCCGGCGACATTGGAGATAGAGGGCATACTGACGACTTCCTACTTTGATTTTGAATACCGTGCTTTCCGGAATGCTTCCGGCGAGACCTACTGTCTCCTGCATACCGCAACCGATGTAAGCGAGCGGGTGACCAACCGCAGGGCAGTTCAGGAGGCCACAACACAACTCCACCAAACACAGGAAGGCTTACACCAAAGCCATTCTGAACTCAATGAAGTACAGCAGGCTGCCCGGCAGTTACGGGCTCAGGCAGACGAAAGCGAGTTTAAGTACCGTTCAGTAATCGATCAGTCTCCGGCGGCTATCATCATCTTCAGAGGTCCGGAACTGTATATTGATGCCGCCAATGCCCCGATGCTGCAACTGCTCGACCAGCCGGCTACGATTATTGGTCACCCTTTATTGACTGCCATTCCGGAACTCGCAGGCCAGCCGGCCTGCGAACTGCTGTACGATATTTATAAAACAGGAAAGCCGGCTTACGGCTACGAGACTCCTGTTCAGCTCAAACGCAACGGACAGGTGGAAACCAGCTATTTCAACTTCTCTTATACGCCGCTTATTGAAGGGGGACAGATCACCGGCATTGTGGATATGGCCGTAGAAGTCACGGAACAGGTGAAAGCACGGCATGGACTGGAGCAGGCGCTGGCAGCGGGTCGGGCGCTGGCGAATAAGCTGACCGAAAGCGAATCCCGCCTGCAGAGCATCATCAATACGATGGCCGAAGGCATGGGCATTATCAACAATGCAGGAGATATTGTTTTTGTCAACCCAATGGCGCAACGCATTCTGGGTTTACACACCGACGAGATCACCCAGCGTACCTACGGCGATGCCCGGTGGCAGAACCTGCGGCTGGACGGAACGTTACTTCCGGATGAAGAACATCCCATGGCTGTCATGATGGCTGCTCAGAAACCCGTATATGATATGGAAATCGGGGTACAACCGCCCGATGCTGAAAGATTCTACATTTCAATTAATGCCGCACCGCTCTATGATGCAGATGGTAACCTGAACGGCGGGGTAGCCACGTTCATGGATGTTACGCAACGGCGTAAGATGCTCAATCAACTGACCGAAAGTGAGAGCCGCTTCCGCAAACTGGTTGAGCAGGCGCCGGTCGCTATCCTGGTTTTCAGGGGCGAGGCTATGGTGTTTGATGTGGTCAATGACAATATGCTGAAGGTGCTGGGAAAAGATAAAAGCATTGTCGGCAGAACGTTGCTGGAGGGATTGCCTGAGATTGCCGGACAGCCGGTTCTGGATGCTTTGTACCGTGTTTATCATACCGGTGAACCTTTTACCGGGCACGATATCCCGGTCAACCTCAACCGGAACGGCAAATCAGAAGAGTGCTACTTCAACGTCAGCTATACTCCCTTGTTTGAAGGCGACCGGATCACCGGCGTACTGGAAGTCGCCAGCGAGGTGACGGTGCAGGTGCTGGCCCATAAAGCGGTGGAACAGGCTGAGGAACAGCTTCGCCTGGCTATTGCCTCTGCAGAACTGGGCACCTGGTCCATCAATGCGGAAACCAGGCAGTTCATCCCCTCCCCCCGCTTAAAGGAACTGTTCGGTTATCATCCTAATGAAGAAATGCCGTATGAAGCGGCACTCGACCAGGTTGCCGCTGATCACCGCGCACGGGTATCCGAGGCTGTTGAAGCGGCGATTACGCACAACGAGAGTTATGAACTGGAATACCCGATCATCGGTTACCATGACGGGAAAGAAAGATGGGTCCGGGCTACCGGCCGTCTTTATGCAGCCACCAGTTCGTCAGCAGCTCATTTTTCAGGCACCATCCAGGATATCACAGACCGGAAGCTGGACGAGCAGCGCAGGCTGGACTTTATCGGCATTGTCAGCCATGAACTCCGTTCACCGCTCACCTCCCTGAACGGGTATGTGCAGATGCTTAGCTTAAAAGCCAAGAAGGATGAGGACTTACCGGGAAGAGACATTCTTGTCAAGGCTCAGCGCCAGATCGACCGGATGCGTTCGCTGATCAGCGGTTTTCTGGATGTGGCACGCATAGGTGAAGGGAAAATTCAGCTTAACTGTACCTGTTTTGATATGGCGGAACTCGTCAAGCAGGCAGAAGAAGAGTCTCTGGCTACCGTTACGTCTCACCGGGTCATTTTCCATCCTGTGGAGCATACACCGGTGAAGGCCGACCGTGATAAAATTGAGCAGGTGCTCCTCAACTTTATCAATAACGCCGTCAAATACTCGCCGCAGGGCAGCGACATTAATGTCTCCTGCACCAGTAACGGTCCTACAGTAAAAGTTTGTGTCAGTGATCAGGGGATGGGCATAGCGCCGCCTGATCAGCCGCATGTATTCGGCCGTTTTTACCGGGTGGAAAGCGAGAGAATGAAGCTGACCAAAGGTTTTGGTATCGGTTTGTACATCTGTAAGGAAATTATCGAGAAGCACCACGGAAGCATCGGAGTGAACAGCGTACCGGATAAAGGCAGCGAGTTCTGGTTTGAATTACCTTTGTAA